From the Bradyrhizobium ontarionense genome, the window GCGGTCGATGCAGACCCGTTCGGTGCTGACGGTCGCGCCGAACAGCGGCAGGCACTCGCGCGCACTCCAATGCGTCGCCGCGCGATAGCCGTCGAGCAGGCCGGCAGCACCGAGCGCAAGCGAGCCCGTGCACACCGACGTGATGTACTTTGCCCCTTCGGCCTGGCGGCGGATGAAGCCGAGGACCTCGTCGTCGTCGAGGATCGCATCGACGCCGAAGCCGCCGGGAATGCAGATCACGTCAGTTTGCGGACACTCGGCGAAGGTCGTGGTCGGCAACAGCGTGAGAACCGAGTCGGTCGGGATCGGTTCGATTCTCTTCCAGACCAGATGAAGCGTCGCACCGGGCACGCTGGAGAACACCTGAAGCGGCCCGGTCAGATCGAGCTGCGTGAGGTGGGGAAACAACAAAAGGGCGATCGAAAGCGGTTCGGCCATGGGCGTGTCCCTACGAGAAAGGTTGACGCCGGCGATCCTGCATGATGGAGTTGGCGTCTGATATGCCAAAGTTCCCTCTATTTCGGACATTGGGTCGGAGGCCTCGACCGAGATGATCGGCGTCCTCATCTTTCCTGACTTCCAGTTGCTCGACGCCGCGGGACCGATCTCGGTGTTCGAGATCGCTGCGTGCTATGCGCATGCCGCACCGACGATTCGCGTGGTCGCGGCCGCACCCGGGCCGGTGCGCTCCTCGTCGGGTGTGGAAATGCTGGCGCGCAAGTTCGGCCCCGTCTCGGCGTTCACCACGCTGCTGATCGCCGGCGGCGACGGGGTCGAGGCTGCGAGCCGCAACGCGTGCACCCTCAACTTCGTCCGCAAGGTCGCGCACCGGGGCACCCGCGTGGCCAGCGTCTGCTCCGGCGCGTTCGTGCTCGCCGAAGCGGGCCTGCTGGACGGGAGGCGTGCGACCACGCATTGGCAGCGCACGCGGCAGTTCCTGCGCACCTATCCGAATGTGCGGCTCGAGCCGGACAGCATCTATGTGCGTGACGGCAATTTCTGGAGCTCGGCAGGGATCACGGCCGGCATCGATCTCGCGCTCGCCATGGTCGCCGAGGATCACGGCGAGGAGATCGCGCAGAAGACGGCGCGCCAGCTCGTGCTCTATCATCGCCGCAGCGGCGGTCAGTCACAATTCTCCTCTCTGCTGGAGCTGAAGGCGCCTGGCGGGCGCTTCGCCGATCTTCTGACCTGGGCGCGCGAGCATCTCGATGCGCCCTTGACCGTCGAGGACCTGGCCGAGCGTGTCGGCATGAGCGCGCGGCATTTCACCCGCGCCTTCGTCGCGGAAACGGGCACCACGCCGTCGAAGGCGATCGAACGTCTGCGGCTCGAGGTCGCGCGCGATCGCGTGCAGGCTTCGCACCAGCCGATCGAGCTGGTCGCCGAAGCCACCGGTTTTCGTGATCCCGAGCGGATGCGGCGCGCCTTCATCCGCGCCTTCGGCCAGCCACCTCAGGCGCTGCGGCGCGCAGCGCGTACCGTCGCCGCCGGTTGATCTGAGTCAGCCGGCAAGAGAACTTCGGACGAGTATCCGACGGCCGCTACGATCCCGGCAGCGGCGAATTCCTCACGCCTGCGGCCAGGCGCGCCGCTACGACGCGTCAGACAACCTCGCGAGCGAGGCCTCGCGGCTTGACGCCCGACGATCTCGTCGACATCGCCGTGGTCAACGGACTGCACTTCCACGCCGCCGGCACGGGCGTGGCCTTCCATCTGATCTGAGCCCTGTCGGAATTCGGCCAGGCTCGGCGTGGTCTGCATCGGCCAGATCCACGAACGCACAGCTGAATTCTATCGTAGTGCGGTCGAGGTCCTCGATGGGACGCTTGACCACAACTTAATCAATTTAAAGTTGTGTATCGACCTGACGTCGCGCATACTGTTCGCACTGCCCACTCCGAATGGAGGATACGATGCGTGTATTTCTGTCTGTGATTTTGTTGTTGGCGGCTTCGATGGTCGGCCTCGGCAGCGCCTTCGCCGCGAAGGCGGACGTCACCGGGATGTGCGTCTGCAAGAAGGGCAGCAACGTTCTCAACACCTACAGCGAGACGCAATGCGTGAAGAACGATCATGCGGGCTGCACTTCCGTGAAGGTGGCCTGCGTGAACGCCTATGCGACCACATGCTCGACGGCTGGGGGCACGATTTCCCAATCGACAAAGAAATGCAGCGTCGGCGCGAAGTGCTGAGCGGCCCGATCGAGCAGCCCGCCCCGGGTTGTCTGAACGGCTGAGCTGAGAGGCAGTCCCGCGCGGCGGACATCGGTGCATGTCTGTCCGCGTGTTGGCATTGGCAGGCCTGAGACCTATAGTCCGCCCCGCGAAACAAGGGGCAGACCTGGAATCCATGGCTGTAACCATCATCACCGGCAGCGGGGCCGGCATCGGCGCAGCCGTGGCGCGCCGTGTGGCTGCACCGGGTCAGGCCATCATGTTGCACGGGCAGGGCGCCGACGAGGCTGGCCTCGCGCGTTTGCAGGCGGTCGCCGGCGAATGCCGGCAGGCCGGCGCCGAGGTCGGCTTTCACAGCGGCGACCTCGCGCGCGCCGGGACCGCGGCGGAGCTGGTCGAGGCGGCGCGCAAGGCGTTCGGCCGCGTCGATGCGCTGGTGCATGCCGCCGGCTTCGCCGATCGCCGCAGCTTTCGCGACCTGCCGCGCGATGGGCTCGAGCGGTCGCTGGCGGTGATGCCGGCCGCTTTTCATGAGCTCGCCAGCGCCGCGCTGCCTGACCTGCTGCAGAGCGCGCAGGCGCGTGTCGTCGCCATCTCCAGCTTCGTCGCGCACCGCTTCGTGCCCGGCGGCACCTTTCCCGCCTCGGCCGCGGCCAAGGCCGCGCTGGAGGCGCTGGTGAAGTGTCTCGCCATCGAACTCGCTGCTACCGCCGGGACTGCGAATGTCGTGGTGCCCGGCTATACCCGCAAGGACGAAGGCCGGCTCGGCTCGTTGGATCCCGCCGCCTGGCAGAGGGCGGCAGCGGCCAATCCGCAAGGACGGCTGGCGGAGCCGGACGATATCGCGGCCGCCACGCGCTTCCTGCTGTCGGCCGAAGCGCGCCATGTTACGGGCGCCGTGCTGCCGGTCGATGGCGGCCTGACCCTGATGTAAATGGATCGAGAGGCGATGGAGAGCGTGCAGCAGACAGCCGACGTGGTCGTGCTGGGAGCGGGGATCGTCGGCGTCTCCTCGGCCTATGCGATCCGGGAGCGCGGCCTCTCGGTCGTGCTGGTCGACCGCAAGGCGCCGGGCGAGGAGACGTCGTACGGCAATGCCGGCATTCTCTCCAGCGGCTCGATCCTGCCGCTCAACAAGCCCTCGCTGTTATCAGCGCTGCCATCCTATCTCGGCAACCGGAATGCGGCGCTGCGCTGGGATCCAGCCTGGACGTTGCGCAATGCCGAATGGGTGCTGCGCTTCCTCGCCAATGCGGTGGAGTCGCGGGTCAGGCCGCGCGCGACCGCGCTGCACGGCCTGATCGGCGCGTCGCTGAAGCTGCATCGCGACTGGATCGTCCGGGCAGGCGAGCCGCAGCGCATCCGCGAGACGGGATGGCTGAAGGCATGGCGCAGCGAGGCGCTGGCCGCCGCCAGGGAAGAGCAGGCGGTCCTGGCCGACTACGGCATCAAGAGCGAGCTGCTCGACCGCCAGGCGATCTCCGCGCTCGAGCCCAACATGCTGCCGGTCTACAAGGTCGGCCTGCTGCACAGCCAGACGGCGTCCGTGGATTCGCCGGGCAACGTCACCAAGGCCTATGCGCGGATGTTCGAGGGCGCCGGCGGCGCGTTGCGCCAGTCCGAGATCAGGGCGCTGTTGCCTGATCAGGACGGCTGGCGCGTGGTGCTCGGCGACGGCGAGGTCCGCGCGCGCCATGTCGTGGTCGCGCTCGGGCCGTGGTCGCCGGATGTCCTGCGGCCGCTCGGCTATCGGGTGCCGATGGCATTCGAGCGCGGCTATCACCAGGAGTTCACGCCGAACCCGGGACGAACGCTGCTGCGTCCGATCCATGACGCCGAGGGCAGCTTCCTGATGACTCCGATGGAGAACGGCGTGCGCGTCACCTCCGGCGTCGAGCTGACCGATCGCGATGCGCCCTCCAATTTCGCCCAGCTCGAGCAGGTGGTGCCGCTGGCGCGCGGCGTGGTCGAGTTCGGCGAGCCGGTGGCTCAGCCCTGGCGCGGGGCGCGGCCGACCCTGCCGGATTCGCTGCCGATGATCGGGCCGGCGCCACGGCATTCCGGCCTGTGGCTTGCATTCGGCAATCAGCACATCGGCTTCACCACGGGGCCGGCCACGGGCGCGGCGATCGCCGCGATGATCGCGGGCGAGGCGCCGTCCTTCGACGCGTCGGCGTTCGCTCCGAGCCGGTATCTGTGATGGGCCGGCACAATCGGCGGCGCCATCGCGCCGGGCTCGGAGCTTGAATGAACTACACCTGGGATTTCGCCATCCTCGCCAAGTACAGCCATCTGTTCTGGGTGGGGCTGGGCTGGACCATGGCCTATACGCTCGGCACCATCCTGCTCGGCTCGGCCATCGGGCTGTTCGTCGGCATCATCAGGCTGCGCCGCCCCGTCGTCATCGACTGGCTGCTGATCGCCTATATCGAACTGTTCCGCTGCACGCCGCTGCTGGTGCAGATCATCTGGTTCTACTACGCGTTTCCGGTGGTGATCGGTGTCAACATTCCCGCGCATGTCGCCGCCGTCACCGTGCTGTCGCTCTATGGCGGGGCGTTCTACGCCGAGATCGTGCGCGGCAGCATCGAGAGCGTGCCGCGCGGCCAATGGGATGCGGCGCGCGCGCTGGGCTTGCGTCCATGGCGGATGATGCGGCTCGTGATCCTGCCGCAGGCGTTGAAGCCGATGCTCGCGCCCTACGTCAACCAGTCGGTGACGCAGCTGAAGAACACCTCGCTGGTGTCGGTGATCGCGGTGCCCGATCTCGTCTACAACGCCACTCTGATCAACGCCGATACCTACCGCCCGCTCGAGGTCTACACCATCATCGCGCTGATCTATTTCGCGATCCTGTTTCCGGCCACCCTGCTGGGCCGGCGGTTCGAGCGCGGCATGAGCTACGACAAGGCGTGACCCATCGGCCGTCATTGCGAGGAGCGAAGCGACGAAGCAATCCAGAGCTACGTCGGGACTCTGGATTGCTTCGCTTCGCTCGCAATGACGGCGGAGGGGGTCGTGAAGTCCGTCAGATGCTCAATTCGACCGGCACGTCCTCGGACTTGACGCCGGCAAGGCCCAGACCCTTGACGAACCATTCGCGCATCTGGCCGATGCCGCGGTTGTAGTCGATCCACACCGCGAGGAAGTCGCGCCAGCGCTTGTCGGACTCGCGGCGCACGCCCATGCTGGAGGGAATTGCGACCGAGGGCGACTGCAGGATCTTGTAGGTGCCGAGATTGGGATTCTTGGCGATCGCGGTGAGGCCTAGGATCAGCGCGTTGACGACGACGTCGACGCGGCCGGACGCCATCTCCAGCATCACCTCGTCGCGCGACTTCAGCGACTTGATCGTGGCATTGGGGGCAAAACGCCGCGCCACCGCCTCGTTGGCCGAGCCGACGTCGACGGCGATTCTGACCTCGGGCTTGTTGATGTCGGCCCAGGTCTTGGCCTCCAGGCCCTTCTTCAGCATGGCGCCGAACGGGTGCGGAAACACCGTGCCGCAGAAGTCGATGACCAGCGCGCGCTGCGGCGTCGGGTTGAGCGCGAAGCCGAGGTCGATCTTGCCGGCCTGCAGGTCGAGCACCGAATTGCCGTAGGTCGATTCGACATATTCGAGCTTCACGTCGAGCAGCTTGGCGATGTCGTTGGCCATCTCGATCGAGAAGCCCGACCAGGTGCCCGAGGCGAGATCCTTGTTGAAATAGGGCAGCTCGCCCGGCAGCACGGCGATGCGCAGCACCTTGTTGGCGCGGACGCGGTCGAGCGTGTTGTCGGCCGCCGCTTGCGCTGATGCCGGGCTCGCCGTGATGGCGGACGCGAGCGCGGCGCCGGAGCCGATCGCGAGCGCGTAGCGCAGTGCGTCGCGGCGGTCTTCGGAAATCCTCTGGTCGTCTGAAGTGGTCACATAATCCTCCTGCACCAATCGGCGCGGAGCGTAGCGTCGGCTCCGCGCGCCAGCAACCAGCATGTCGGACCTGTTAGCAATCGGTGGCGCCGACCAGTCATGCGGAAAGGTGGCCGGGGGGCTCGTTTATAGGCTGCGATGCCTCATTCCCGTGCACGGCTGATCAAGTCGTGATCGGTCTCACCAGGCGGAAGCTGCTTGTTGCGCAGGCGCTCAGCGAACGGCCGCAATAGCTGCGGCGCAAGGTGAATCGGGAACTGACTCATCGCGAAGTAGAGCCAGGTCGTGCCCGGTATTGCGCCCTCGGTGGCGGCCAGCATGAGGCCCATGTTGCGCAGCGAGACCATCATGCCGAGCGCCATCGCCCGTTCGCGGCCAGCGCTGTAAAACAGCAGCATCGTGGTACCGAGCAGCAGGAAGAACACCGCGAACGCCAGCACCGCCAGTCCCAACATGCGGAACGGGCCCGCGACCAGGTCGGCCAGGAAGTGGGCCATGATGGCCGAGGCGAACACGAACAGGATGCAGATGTTGAAGCCGTCGATCGGCGCACGGTGGCGCCGGATCGCCGTGATGCCGAAGGCGAGGCGAATGACAGTCGCGACAGCCACGGCGCCAGCGAGGATGCCGGCGAGCTTCAGCCCCAGTGCGGCCGGGGACAGCGACAGCGTCTGGCCGAGCAAGGCATAGGCGAACAGCGGCGCCGTCAGCGGCACCAGCGCGGTCGAGGTCACCAGCGTGATCAGCACCAGCGTCGCATCGAGCCCCATCAGCGCCGCCAGCGCGGGAGAGGCCATCATCGGCGACGCCGTCGCCTGCAGCATGAGGGCGAGGTAGAGATCCGGTGCCGCGGCATCGACGGCCGTGATGCGCGCGAGGGTGCCGACCAGCGCCGGAACGGCGATCGTGGTCCAGGCGGTCGCAGCGATCACCAGCGCAGGACGTCTGAGGTGCGCGCGGAGCATCGCGACGTCGACGCGCATGAAGGAGATGCAGAGCAGCAGGAAGATGGCCTCGGTGACGTAGGGGCGCGTCAGCGCCCCGACCGGCGGCACCGCGATGGCGACGAGGAGCACCGCGGCGATGGCGCGTGTGCCCTGATTGCCAAGCCAGCTCAGGGCTTGCAGGGGAAAAGCGAGAGGCCCGGAGGATGGCATCAGTATTCCAAGCGATGTGAATCAATGAACGCGCGAACCATGCGTTGGTCGCGCGTTCCGGCAAAGTCACATCTCGTTACCGATGATGTCGGCGCCCTGCGAGTACGCCGAACGCCGAACTCTCCTGCACATCACTGCGCGCTGGAGCCGCCCACCACGATCTTCTCGTTGAGCTTGAAATCGACGATCTGCACCGTCTGGTCGATCTCGGCACTGGGCATGCCGATCTGCTGCGCGATCAGCTTCACCAAGAGGTCGACCCGCTCGATGAAGGGCGCGCCGGCAGCGACCGCGCGCGCAGCCGACGAGGGTTTCAGCAGGCTCTCGGCGGCCTTGGCGTATTTCTCGAACGGCACCTGGTCGCTCGGATCGGCGCCGAGCTTGCGCGCGATCGCGTCGACATGCTCGTAGATCGACTTCGACAGCGCGAGATTGCCGTGCACGGCGTCGCGGATCGCCTGCGGCTCGCCGCGCGTGATGCAGCGGTAGTTGCCGGTCAGCAGCATCGACCACTTCGCCAGCGGCACGAACAGCGAGTCGAACACCTTCAGCTTGACCGGCACGTCATGGCCGTCGAGCGTGACGGCGTCGATGTCGCGCTCGAGCTCGCGCAGCAACGCGTTGTGCGTCGCGTCCTCGAAGGCGGCGGCCTTGAAGTTCGTCGGCAGGCCGACATGCAGCACGTTGGCGGCTTCCTCCGGCGGACGGAAGGCCTGCGGATCCGGCGAGCACAGCGTCACCAGGCCGGGCGTGAAGCGCTCCCACACCTTGGCGTTGGTATAGGCCTCTTCGAGATCGCTGTCGGCCAGCGCCGGGATGCGCTTGAGGTAGGGCAGCGGCGGCATGTTCATGATCGAGAGACACGGCAGCTTGGCCTCTGCGATCTTGACCATCAGGACACGGATGGTGTGGTTGGTGTATTGCGGCTCCTGCATCGCAAGACCGACGAGGTCGTAGCGCGACAGGTCGACAGTGTCGGGCGAGGCGGCGTCGAGCTTGCCGGTCAGGTCGCGCGAGAAGATGGAGCGATGCGTCGGCTCGTCGCGCAGCTTGATGCGGACTTCAGTGCCCTCGCGGTTGATCAGCTCGGCGGTCTTCTTGCGGCAGACCAGCGTCACGTTGTGGCCGGCCATCAACAGCTTGGTGGCCAGCAGGGAGCCGTAGGAGGCTCCGAGGATCAGAATGTTGCGCGCCATACCTTGGTCTTCCCCAGAGATTCATTCGCGATTTTTATTGGCGATCCAGCCGCACCGTGGAGTCCGTCAGACGCCCAAAAAGGGCGGACGAGGGCGGTAACCCATTGCCTCGATTGCTGGCATACCAGAGCCTACATCACATGGAATGAGCTGTCTGGCAAGGTGCGGCGCACGCGTGCGCCATCCGGCGCGGGTGGCTGAATCGGCGGCCGTCCCCCGAGGCAATGGTGGAGCGGATTGCAACGTCGGGCGTCTCAGCTGAGCGCCATGTAACGCCCGGGCTTGTGGTTGATCGCGATGATGACGTTGACGATCACGATGCCCAGGATCGACAGCGCGAGCCGGTCGACCGGGATCACGAAAAAGGCGGCGATCATGATGACGAAGTCGACGGCAAGCTGGAAATAGCCGGCGCGGACGTTCCAGTGCTCCTGCAGATAGAGCGCCAGGATGTTGACGCCGCCGAGCCCGGTGCGGTGGCGGAACAGCATCAGCAGCCCGGTCCCCGTAAGGCCGGCGCCGATCACGGTCGCGTAGATCGGATCGATATAGCCGATGTCGACCCAGGATGCCGTCAGCCGCGAGAACACCGCGACGAGGCCGACCGCGACGAAGGTGCGGACCGTGAACGGCCAGCCCATGCGCCGGACAGCCAGCACATAGAAGGGCAGGTTGATCAGGAAGAAACAGAGCCCGAAGCCGTAGCCGCTGATGTAGCTGAGCAGCAGCGACAGGCCTGCAGTGCTGCCGACCAGCAGCACCGTCTTGCTGTAGATCAGCATGCCCAGCGATACGAACAGCGTGCCGAAGGTGAGCGCCATCGCGTCTTCGTAGAGCTTGTGCCGCTCCTGAACTATATCCGTCACGCGTTGCCCTCTCGCCCGCGAGCGCTCACAGCGCCTTGAACAGGCCGGCGACGCGCGCGACGTCGGCGAGCTTCAGCCCGGCGACATTGATGCGGCCGGAGGTCGGCATGTACACACCGCTCTTCTCACGTAAGGCCAGGACCTCGGCCGGGGTGACCGGCAGCAGCGAGAACATGCCTTCCTGCACGCCGATGGCGACGGTGTTCGACCAGCGTCCGCCCAGCGCCTCGGCAAAGGAGCGGCGCAGCGTCGCAAGGCGCAGGCGCATCGACTCCAGCTCCTCGCTCCAGTCCTGCCGAAGATCGGGGCTGTCGAGGATGGTCTTCACGATCGCCGAGCCGTGGTCCGGCGGCATCGAATAGCTCGTGCGGGCGATCGCCACGAGATTGGAGCGCGCGGTGTCGGCCGTCGCCGGCGATGCCGCGACGGTGTAGAGGGCACCGGTGCGTTCACGATAGAGGCCGAAGGATTTCGAACAGGACACTGCGACCAGCGCCTCGGGCACGGCAGCGATCATGGCCCGCAGCCCCGCCACGTCGCCTTCGAGGCCGGCGCCAAACCCCTGGTAGGCCGAGTCGATCAGCGGCACGAGCCCGCGCTCAGCGATGACGGCGGTGATGCGTGTCCAGGCGTCGGCGGTCAGCACGGCGCCGCTAGGATTGTGGCAGCACGCATGGATGAGCACGGCATCGCCCGGCTGGGCGCGCTGCAGCGCCTCCATCATGCTGTCGAGCAGGATCGTCTGCGAGGTCACGTCGAAGAACGGGTAGGTCTCGATCGCGAGACCCGCGGCCGCGAAGATGCCGGCGTGGTTCGGCCAGCTCGGCAGCCCGAGCCAGATCCTGCCGGTGCCGGCCTGGCGGATCAGGTCGGCTGCGAGACGCAGCGCGCCGGACCCGCCGGGCGTCTGCACGCCTGCGGCATGGACCGACGGCTTGAGACCGCCGACCAGCGACCACAACAGGTCGAGGAAGCGCTGGTCGCCCTCCGGCGCCACATAGCCCTTGCTGTCCTGGCTCTCCCAGATCAGGCGCTCCGCGGCCTTCACCGCGCGGAAGATCGGTGAATGGCCGGCCTCGTCGCGATAGACGCCGACGCCCAGATCGACCTTGTCCGTCCTCGGATCGGCCTTGAAGATGCCGATCAGGGCAAGGAGCGGATCATCGGGCTGGCGGCTCAATCGTTCGAACATCAAGGGCATTCCTGTTGGTGCAGCCGGGCTGGTCGGCCATGACCCGTCCTCGCGGGCGGTCGGACACTATCTTGGTTGCAGCGCAAGAACAGCGGAAATTTCGCCGACGCTTGGCTTCCTTTGCGCGCACGGGGAAACCCTCCAGCGGGATCGCCGGCAAAGCTGATCGTTGTCCCCTATCAATGAACTGGAGAACAGGCGTCAGAGGGCGCGCATGAATGCAAAATCTGACAGGCGAGGTTACTGTTGTGGCCGGCTTGCAGCCGCGCCTTTGCTTGGCGACTTCACAATGCAGCGCTCAAGTTTGTCCTCGTTGTCTTAGTGCCGCGAGGTCTCATGGTTGCCTCTGTGGCGGATGAATCTCACCTTCATCACCTTCGTCGTCGGTCTTTCTGGCGTGCTTGGCGGCGAGTTGAGATCGAACCTTGCCATCGACTTTGCGCCCGGTGGCACGCTTCCACTTCCGGAGTTCGTCGGCCGTCAGAACGACTTTCACGACCTGCTCTTTGAGAGGGCTGCCCAGGCCTTCGATGGTAGCCTGAGCGCTGGCCAGCCATTCCTCGTAGGTGTCGTGCAGATCTGGACAGATCTGCTTGATATCCTCCCATTCTTCGGGCCTGTACCAGGCGAGCGCGATCATTATGGTTGATGGTTCCTTGGTCATCCTGCCTTCCTGCCGGCTGTGGTGTGGGTGGCAACTCAAGCCGGTGCGGTCCCGAATGCCTGCGCTCCGCCGTCGAGCTGTTTCAACCAAGCGCCGATGTCACGCGCTGCGACGTTGGCCTGGTCCAGCAATTTGCCCATCGTAAAGAAGCCGTGGAACTGGCCCGGATGCGTCCGGTGCGTCACTGGTACACCGGCCTCGCGCAGGCGCCGCGCATAGTCGTCGCCTTCGTCGCGCAGCGGGTCGGCGCCGGCGGTGAGCACATAGGCTGGGGGCAGGCCGACCAGCGTCTCCGCTTTTGCCGGTGAGGCCCGCCAGTCGTGCACGTCGGCGGCGCTGTTGAGATAGTGGTCGCGAAACCAGCGGATCACCGAATGCGTCAGCAGCACGCTGGTCTCGGGCTCGCTGTGCGAGGGATGGTTCATCGTGAAGTCGGTCGCCGGATAGATCAGGACCTGGCCGGACAGCAGCGGGCCGTTGCCGTCACGCGCTGCGAGCGCGACCACGGCGGCGAGATTGCCGCCCGCGGAATCGCCGCCGACGCTGAGGCGGGAGGCGTCGATGCCGAGCGCAGCCGCATTGTCCGCCACCCATTGTGTCGCCGCGACCGCATCGTCGATCGCGGCCGGAAACTTGTGCTCGGGCGCAAGGCGATAGTCGACCGAGATGACGATGAGCTCGCCCTCATTGGCGAGCGCGCGGCATACGACATCGTGCGAATCCAGATTGCCGATTACCCAGCCGCCGCCGTGGAAGAACACCAGCGCCGGCGCGAGTCCTTCTGTTTGTCGCAGCGTCTTGGGGCGATACAGCCGGGAGGGGATTGCGCCATGCGGGGCGGGGATGGCGAGCTCCTTGACCTCGGCGAGCTCCGGCGGCTCGGGATTGCTCACCGTGCGCGCGGCGAGATAGTAGTCGCGCGCCTCCGCGGGCGTCAGGGTCTCATAGGCCGGACGGCCGGCCTCCTGAAACGCCTTGTAGACGGCTGCGGCATCGGCATCGAGCTGGACGGGCATGGACAATGAACCTGCTGAGTTGAGGGGATGTCAGGCGGCGGTGCGGCCGCCGTCGACGGTGTAGGCGGCGCCGGAGACGTAGCTCGCGTCGTCGGAGGCGAGGAAGGCGACGATCGATGCCACCTCAGAGCCCAGGCCGAGCCGGCGCGCGGGGACGCGGTCGACGACCTTTTCGGACGGAGCAGGCGCCCCGCTGCGGCCCTCGATGATCGCGCTCAGCATGCGGCTCTCGATCAGGCCGGGACAGACGCAGTTCACGCGCACGTTCGTGCCGGTGCATTCCCAGGCCGCGCTCTTGGTCAGGCCGATGACCGCATGCTTGCTGGCGCTATAGACGGCGATCTGCGGCGAGCCGAACAGGCCGGCGATCGAGGCGGTATTGATGATCGAGCCGCGGTTCTGCTTCAGCATGACGGGCAGCACGTGCTTCAGGCCGAGGAATACGCCGACGACGTTGACGTCGAGCACGCGGCGGAACGTATCGAGCGGATAGTCCGTGATCGGCCTGATCTCACCCTCGACGCCGGCATTGTTGAAGAACACATCGATGGTTCCAAGCCGATCGCAGGCGCGTCGCACGTAGGCCGCGACCTGCTCCTCGTCGGTGACGTCGGCACCGATCGCCAGCGCTTCCGCGCTTGCGGGCAGAGAGGCGATGGCATCCTTGAGATCCTGCTCTCGCCGGTCAACGGCAACGATGCGAGCGCCGCGTGCAGCCAGCAGCCGCATGGTC encodes:
- a CDS encoding NAD(P)/FAD-dependent oxidoreductase, whose translation is MESVQQTADVVVLGAGIVGVSSAYAIRERGLSVVLVDRKAPGEETSYGNAGILSSGSILPLNKPSLLSALPSYLGNRNAALRWDPAWTLRNAEWVLRFLANAVESRVRPRATALHGLIGASLKLHRDWIVRAGEPQRIRETGWLKAWRSEALAAAREEQAVLADYGIKSELLDRQAISALEPNMLPVYKVGLLHSQTASVDSPGNVTKAYARMFEGAGGALRQSEIRALLPDQDGWRVVLGDGEVRARHVVVALGPWSPDVLRPLGYRVPMAFERGYHQEFTPNPGRTLLRPIHDAEGSFLMTPMENGVRVTSGVELTDRDAPSNFAQLEQVVPLARGVVEFGEPVAQPWRGARPTLPDSLPMIGPAPRHSGLWLAFGNQHIGFTTGPATGAAIAAMIAGEAPSFDASAFAPSRYL
- a CDS encoding SDR family NAD(P)-dependent oxidoreductase, with the protein product MAVTIITGSGAGIGAAVARRVAAPGQAIMLHGQGADEAGLARLQAVAGECRQAGAEVGFHSGDLARAGTAAELVEAARKAFGRVDALVHAAGFADRRSFRDLPRDGLERSLAVMPAAFHELASAALPDLLQSAQARVVAISSFVAHRFVPGGTFPASAAAKAALEALVKCLAIELAATAGTANVVVPGYTRKDEGRLGSLDPAAWQRAAAANPQGRLAEPDDIAAATRFLLSAEARHVTGAVLPVDGGLTLM
- a CDS encoding amino acid ABC transporter permease; translated protein: MNYTWDFAILAKYSHLFWVGLGWTMAYTLGTILLGSAIGLFVGIIRLRRPVVIDWLLIAYIELFRCTPLLVQIIWFYYAFPVVIGVNIPAHVAAVTVLSLYGGAFYAEIVRGSIESVPRGQWDAARALGLRPWRMMRLVILPQALKPMLAPYVNQSVTQLKNTSLVSVIAVPDLVYNATLINADTYRPLEVYTIIALIYFAILFPATLLGRRFERGMSYDKA
- a CDS encoding YitT family protein; this translates as MTDIVQERHKLYEDAMALTFGTLFVSLGMLIYSKTVLLVGSTAGLSLLLSYISGYGFGLCFFLINLPFYVLAVRRMGWPFTVRTFVAVGLVAVFSRLTASWVDIGYIDPIYATVIGAGLTGTGLLMLFRHRTGLGGVNILALYLQEHWNVRAGYFQLAVDFVIMIAAFFVIPVDRLALSILGIVIVNVIIAINHKPGRYMALS
- a CDS encoding transporter substrate-binding domain-containing protein; protein product: MTTSDDQRISEDRRDALRYALAIGSGAALASAITASPASAQAAADNTLDRVRANKVLRIAVLPGELPYFNKDLASGTWSGFSIEMANDIAKLLDVKLEYVESTYGNSVLDLQAGKIDLGFALNPTPQRALVIDFCGTVFPHPFGAMLKKGLEAKTWADINKPEVRIAVDVGSANEAVARRFAPNATIKSLKSRDEVMLEMASGRVDVVVNALILGLTAIAKNPNLGTYKILQSPSVAIPSSMGVRRESDKRWRDFLAVWIDYNRGIGQMREWFVKGLGLAGVKSEDVPVELSI
- a CDS encoding Na+-dependent transporter is translated as MPSSGPLAFPLQALSWLGNQGTRAIAAVLLVAIAVPPVGALTRPYVTEAIFLLLCISFMRVDVAMLRAHLRRPALVIAATAWTTIAVPALVGTLARITAVDAAAPDLYLALMLQATASPMMASPALAALMGLDATLVLITLVTSTALVPLTAPLFAYALLGQTLSLSPAALGLKLAGILAGAVAVATVIRLAFGITAIRRHRAPIDGFNICILFVFASAIMAHFLADLVAGPFRMLGLAVLAFAVFFLLLGTTMLLFYSAGRERAMALGMMVSLRNMGLMLAATEGAIPGTTWLYFAMSQFPIHLAPQLLRPFAERLRNKQLPPGETDHDLISRARE
- a CDS encoding DJ-1/PfpI family protein; its protein translation is MAEPLSIALLLFPHLTQLDLTGPLQVFSSVPGATLHLVWKRIEPIPTDSVLTLLPTTTFAECPQTDVICIPGGFGVDAILDDDEVLGFIRRQAEGAKYITSVCTGSLALGAAGLLDGYRAATHWSARECLPLFGATVSTERVCIDRNRITGGGVTAGIDFALTLVSRLVDRQTAEAIQLRLEYPAPPFAAGSPDTAPPEVLSRMLERIAPFQQRRAEAAERAAAVLRNSAT
- a CDS encoding GlxA family transcriptional regulator — its product is MIGVLIFPDFQLLDAAGPISVFEIAACYAHAAPTIRVVAAAPGPVRSSSGVEMLARKFGPVSAFTTLLIAGGDGVEAASRNACTLNFVRKVAHRGTRVASVCSGAFVLAEAGLLDGRRATTHWQRTRQFLRTYPNVRLEPDSIYVRDGNFWSSAGITAGIDLALAMVAEDHGEEIAQKTARQLVLYHRRSGGQSQFSSLLELKAPGGRFADLLTWAREHLDAPLTVEDLAERVGMSARHFTRAFVAETGTTPSKAIERLRLEVARDRVQASHQPIELVAEATGFRDPERMRRAFIRAFGQPPQALRRAARTVAAG
- a CDS encoding ketopantoate reductase family protein, with protein sequence MARNILILGASYGSLLATKLLMAGHNVTLVCRKKTAELINREGTEVRIKLRDEPTHRSIFSRDLTGKLDAASPDTVDLSRYDLVGLAMQEPQYTNHTIRVLMVKIAEAKLPCLSIMNMPPLPYLKRIPALADSDLEEAYTNAKVWERFTPGLVTLCSPDPQAFRPPEEAANVLHVGLPTNFKAAAFEDATHNALLRELERDIDAVTLDGHDVPVKLKVFDSLFVPLAKWSMLLTGNYRCITRGEPQAIRDAVHGNLALSKSIYEHVDAIARKLGADPSDQVPFEKYAKAAESLLKPSSAARAVAAGAPFIERVDLLVKLIAQQIGMPSAEIDQTVQIVDFKLNEKIVVGGSSAQ